The following are encoded together in the Odocoileus virginianus isolate 20LAN1187 ecotype Illinois chromosome 28, Ovbor_1.2, whole genome shotgun sequence genome:
- the AIP gene encoding AH receptor-interacting protein isoform X2 — MADIIARLREDGIQKRVIQEGRGALPDFQDGTKATFHYRTLRSDEEGAVLDDSRVRGKPMELIIGKKFKLPVWETIVRTMREGEIAQFCCDVKHVVLYPLVAKSLRNIAAGKDPLEGQRHCCGIAQMHEHNSLGHADLDALQQNPQPLIFDIEMLKVENPGTYQQDPWAMTDEEKAKAVPVIHQEGNRLYREGHVKEAAAKYYDAIACLKNLQMKEQPGSPDWIQLDQQITPLLLNYCQCKLVAEEYYEVLDHCSSILNKQCQGLLQAWQGPRGGVECPGGPG; from the exons ATGGCGGATATCATCGCAAGACTCCGGGAGGACGGGATCCAAAAGCGTGTGATACAAGAGGGCCGAGGAGCGCTCCCTGACTTTCAGGATGGAACCAAG GCCACGTTCCACTACCGGACTCTGCGCAGTGACGAGGAGGGCGCCGTGCTGGACGACAGCCGGGTGCGTGGCAAGCCCATGGAACTCATCATCGGCAAGAAGTTCAAGCTGCCTGTGTGGGAGACCATTGTGCGCACCATGCGGGAGGGGGAGATCGCCCAGTTCTGCTGCGATGTCAAG CACGTGGTGCTGTACCCACTGGTGGCCAAGAGTCTACGCAACATCGCAGCCGGCAAGGACCCGCTGGAGGGCCAGCGGCACTGCTGTGGCATCGCCCAGATGCATGAGCACAACTCCCTGGGCCACGCTGACCTGGATGCCCTGCAGCAGAACCCCCAGCCTCTCATCTTCGACATCGAGATGCTGAAG GTGGAGAACCCTGGCACGTACCAGCAGGACCCGTGGGCAATGACGGATGAAGAGAAGGCAAAGGCGGTGCCGGTCATCCACCAGGAGGGTAACCGATTGTACCGTGAGGGCCACGTGAAGGAGGCCGCTGCCAAGTACTATGACGCCATCGCCTGCCTCAAGAACCTTCAGATGAAG GAACAGCCTGGGTCCCCCGACTGGATCCAGCTGGATCAGCAGATCACCCCACTGCTGCTCAACTACTGTCAGTGCAAGCTGGTGGCTGAAGAGTATTACGAAGTGCTGGATCACTGCTCCTCCATCCTCAATAA ACAATGTCAAGGCCTACTTCAAGCGTGGCAAGGCCCACGCGGCGGTGTGGAATGCCCAGGAGGCCCAGGCTGA
- the AIP gene encoding AH receptor-interacting protein isoform X1, which yields MADIIARLREDGIQKRVIQEGRGALPDFQDGTKATFHYRTLRSDEEGAVLDDSRVRGKPMELIIGKKFKLPVWETIVRTMREGEIAQFCCDVKHVVLYPLVAKSLRNIAAGKDPLEGQRHCCGIAQMHEHNSLGHADLDALQQNPQPLIFDIEMLKVENPGTYQQDPWAMTDEEKAKAVPVIHQEGNRLYREGHVKEAAAKYYDAIACLKNLQMKEQPGSPDWIQLDQQITPLLLNYCQCKLVAEEYYEVLDHCSSILNKYDDNVKAYFKRGKAHAAVWNAQEAQADFAKVLQLDPALAPVVSRELRALEARIRQKDEEDKARFRGIFSH from the exons ATGGCGGATATCATCGCAAGACTCCGGGAGGACGGGATCCAAAAGCGTGTGATACAAGAGGGCCGAGGAGCGCTCCCTGACTTTCAGGATGGAACCAAG GCCACGTTCCACTACCGGACTCTGCGCAGTGACGAGGAGGGCGCCGTGCTGGACGACAGCCGGGTGCGTGGCAAGCCCATGGAACTCATCATCGGCAAGAAGTTCAAGCTGCCTGTGTGGGAGACCATTGTGCGCACCATGCGGGAGGGGGAGATCGCCCAGTTCTGCTGCGATGTCAAG CACGTGGTGCTGTACCCACTGGTGGCCAAGAGTCTACGCAACATCGCAGCCGGCAAGGACCCGCTGGAGGGCCAGCGGCACTGCTGTGGCATCGCCCAGATGCATGAGCACAACTCCCTGGGCCACGCTGACCTGGATGCCCTGCAGCAGAACCCCCAGCCTCTCATCTTCGACATCGAGATGCTGAAG GTGGAGAACCCTGGCACGTACCAGCAGGACCCGTGGGCAATGACGGATGAAGAGAAGGCAAAGGCGGTGCCGGTCATCCACCAGGAGGGTAACCGATTGTACCGTGAGGGCCACGTGAAGGAGGCCGCTGCCAAGTACTATGACGCCATCGCCTGCCTCAAGAACCTTCAGATGAAG GAACAGCCTGGGTCCCCCGACTGGATCCAGCTGGATCAGCAGATCACCCCACTGCTGCTCAACTACTGTCAGTGCAAGCTGGTGGCTGAAGAGTATTACGAAGTGCTGGATCACTGCTCCTCCATCCTCAATAAGTATGATG ACAATGTCAAGGCCTACTTCAAGCGTGGCAAGGCCCACGCGGCGGTGTGGAATGCCCAGGAGGCCCAGGCTGACTTTGCCAAGGTGTTGCAGCTGGACCCGGCCCTGGCGCCTGTGGTGAGCCGCGAGCTGCGGGCCCTGGAGGCGCGGATCCGCCAGAAGGACGAGGAGGACAAGGCCCGCTTCCGGGGCATCTTCTCCCACTGA